A stretch of the Arachis stenosperma cultivar V10309 chromosome 6, arast.V10309.gnm1.PFL2, whole genome shotgun sequence genome encodes the following:
- the LOC130932392 gene encoding uncharacterized protein LOC130932392, with product MDYSRIIESSETHRNKCAACFRQFNKLEHLVEHMRISYHSGHEPTCAICRKHCRSFESLREHLIGPLPKQECRDIFAYRGCKFCLKVFDSPNSRRVHQEKCQLSGLTGMIGRFSSMGLRDNLTIGSRGAPVVALACKMVGGGSDGSLDLCARVCIIDEHENIIFHSYVKPPFPVTNYRYETTGIRAEYLRDAIAMRQVQRKIQDFLCNGEPMWTIRARGGKARILVGHGLDHDLECLQIEYRPEKIRDTAKYPPLMKTSKLSNSLKYLTQTYLGYDIQTGIQDPYDDCVATMRLYKRMRSQAHRMEDYPLASDPQNRNNFASWRQSELERMSPEQMLEISRSDYYCWCMDSLYTS from the exons ATGGATTATTCCAGAATTATTGAGTCTTCAGAAACTCACAg GAATAAGTGTGCGGCATGCTTCAGACAGTTCAACAAACTGGAGCACTTGGTGGAGCACATGAGAATCTCATACCATTCGGGTCATGAACCAACTTGTGCCATTTGCAGAAAACACTGCAGGTCATTTGAGTCTCTAAGGGAACACCTTATAG GTCCATTGCCGAAACAGGAATGCCGGGATATATTTGCATACCGAGGGTGCAAGTTTTGCTTGAAGGTGTTTGACAGCCCTAACTCGCGCAGGGTCCACCAAGAAAAATGCCAACTCTCTGGACTAACT GGAATGATTGGTCGGTTTTCTAGCATGGGTCTTCGAGATAATTTGACAATTGGATCAAGAGGAGCACCAGTAGTTGCACTTGCTTGTAAGATGGTTGGTGGTGGCAGTGATGGCTCACTTGATCTTTGTGCAAGAGTCTGCATAATTGATGAGCATGAGAACATCATCTTCCATTCTTATGTCAAACCACCATTTCCAGTCACTAATTATAG GTACGAGACAACAGGTATTAGAGCAGAATATTTGAGGGATGCAATAGCAATGAGGCAAGTTCAGAGGAAGATTCAAGACTTCCTTTGCAATGGAGAGCCCATGTGGACAATTAGAGCAAGAGGTGGCAAAGCCAGGATTCTTGTTGGTCATGGTTTGGATCATGACCTAGAATGTCTCCAAATAGAATATCGACCAGAAAAGATAAG GGACACTGCAAAATACCCTCCTCTGATGAAAACAAGCAAGTTGAGCAACTCACTTAAATACTTAACACAAACATATCTAGG GTATGACATTCAAACTGGGATACAGGATCCTTATGATGATTGTGTTGCAACAATGAGACTCTACAAGAGAATGAGGTCCCAGGCACATAGAATGGAGGATTACCCTTTGGCATCTGACCCTCAGAACAGAAACAATTTTGCTTCTTGGAGACAAAGTGAGCTTGAAAGAATGAGTCCTGAACAAATGCTTGAAATTTCAAGGTCTGATTACTATTGCTGGTGCATGGATTCCTTATATACCTCATGA
- the LOC130933198 gene encoding 2-methylene-furan-3-one reductase-like — protein sequence MATASTTPPSVPAMPSHMKAWAYTEHGKITTVLKLNPNFPVPEPKSNQVLIKLVAAAINPVDYAKIEGRKVYEDAGHVPFPIVPGYDVAGVVVKVGSGVKKLKEGDEVYGMVEAKDVGSLAEYTTAQENGLDHKPPNLGFAEAAAIPLAIQTAYGALRKVGLSPGQSILVLGASGGVGTFVVQVAKHVFGASVVAATASTGKLELLKKLGVDMPIDYTKQNFEDLPEKFDVVYDAVGQSERALKAMKEGGKIVTIVPPGIPPAMLFILPSDDETMLQKLRPYLESGKVVPVLDPKTPFPFSHTVEALSYLLTRRATGKVVIHPIP from the exons ATGGCTACTGCATCAACTACCCCACCGTCAGTTCCAGCAATGCCGTCTCACATGAAAGCCTGGGCCTATACAGAACATGGGAAGATAACAACAGTTCTGAAGTTAAATCCAAATTTTCCTGTTCCTGAACCCAAGTCGAACCAGGTACTAATAAAGCTTGTTGCTGCAGCCATTAATCCCGTAGATTATGCTAAGATTGAGGGACGTAAGGTGTATGAGGATGCTGGACATGTTCCATTTCCG ATTGTTCCTGGCTATGATGTTGCCGGTGTGGTGGTGAAAGTAGGAAGTGGAGTGAAGAAGTTGAAAGAAGGGGATGAAGTGTATGGTATGGTGGAGGCAAAAGATGTTGGGTCTTTGGCTGAATACACAACTGCACAAGAGAATGGTTTGGATCACAAGCCTCCAAATTTGGGCTTTGCTGAAGCTGCTGCCATTCCTTTAGCAATTCAAACTGCTTATGGAGCTCTTCGCAAGGTTGGCCTTTCTCCTGGCCAATCTATTCTTGTTTTGGGAGCTTCTGGCGGCGTTGGAACCTTCGTTGTTCAG GTTGCGAAACATGTTTTTGGTGCTTCCGTGGTAGCAGCTACAGCTAGCACTGGAAAACTGGAATTGCTGAAGAAGTTAGGAGTTGACATGCCAATTGATTATACAAAACAGAACTTTGAAGATCTTCCTGAAAAGTTCGATGTAGTCTATGATGCCGTAG GACAGAGTGAAAGGGCATTGAAGGCTATGAAAGAAGGTGGCAAAATTGTAACAATAGTACCTCCTGGAATTCCACCAGCAATGCTGTTCATACTCCCTTCTGATGATGAAACAATGTTACAGAAGCTAAGACCGTACTTGGAGAGTGGCAAGGTGGTGCCAGTACTTGACCCCAAGACTCCATTTCCATTTTCTCATACTGTTGAAGCACTCTCTTATTTGCTAACTCGTAGAGCAACGGGAAAAGTAGTCATTCATCCCATCCCTTGA